A stretch of DNA from Anopheles ziemanni chromosome 3, idAnoZiCoDA_A2_x.2, whole genome shotgun sequence:
CCAGCCAATGGTCGATGGGAAGGCCTCGTTGTACCACCAGCAGATTACCAGGTGTATGACGTGGAAGGTAAAGCTAAAATCCAAGCACAGCTTTGTCCGCCGCACAATAAACCACAGCAACCCGGCACCGACTAGGGAGTTGAGTATGAAGGCGACAATAACCAATCGTCCACCGAGATCGGTTACGTGTATTTCCTGCGCGAAACGAAAGGAACGTAATTACCACACGGTTTTGCTTCATCCCAGCTGGCGGCAACTTACATGATACTCGAAAATATGATCCAAGGTATGGTTTGCTTCGGCAAAAAAGTCCATCACGAACATGATCGACCCGAGGCTTACGTACAAAAGTGCTTGCATTGCAATGATCTGTGTGATGAGCAGGTACGGGTCCCATTGCGTGTTGCGAAACGTTCCTGTTAGTTTCTTCATCCTGGTGATCCTGATCGAGTTCTGAGCAGGTGGCGTAGACAAGGTAATAGGCACATTCAATCGATTGCAGATCAAACCAGGGCTCTATCCGtagcgaaaaacaatcatGACCACTAAACATTTACACACTGCACAAAGGATCGATTGGACAACATCTTGGGAAATCGAATGGAAAGTTGCGCTTGTTGTTTTCCGATTCCGACGACGTTTAATCATCCACGAAAATAATCTCTGCTGTCAAGAAAGCTGTCAGTTGTTCGTGTGTCAAAAGAGCGGCGAATGTAAACAATAGCAAATTTCAGTACCGGAAAAAATGCATGCTGCAAACGGTGACTAAACTAATTCTGCATATAAGTATCCAAATAGAACAGAACTTTTCCACATACCAAACTTTTTGGTGAGTATTCAAAGAATATTTCTGCGCAACATGTTTTATGCATATCATCTCTATTCCGCGGGTTCAGGAATTCACCTGTTCAGGTGAATCGGCACAATCAGTTCCATCCGTGCGAGAAGTGTTAATTGATCTGTTTTTCATCATCTTTTCTCTTGTAGGGGCCAAAGTTCGATAACGCACAAAAATGGAAGTAACGCTTGCAGCTGGTGAACAAGTGGTGCCGGAAATCAAATACGAATGTAAGTTTCTGTTGCCATGTGTAAAAATCGTTATTTCATGTCGTTTCGCTTGATTGTTGTTTTCCGATAGATTTGGATCATACGGCGGATGTACAGTAAGTATCTGACGGAGAATTGTGGTACTTGGAGATATAATGTTAATGTATGTTACAGACTGCACGCCTGGGGTGAAACATTACAAGAAGCCTTCGAGCAATGTGGCATGGCAATGTTCGGGTACATGACCGAGCTGTCCACGGTGGAGATAAAGAAGTGTTACCAGATCAAAACGGATCCGACGGATGATGTCGATAatcttttgtttcgctttctcGATGAgctgttgtttctgttttcagcggaaccgtttttaatttgcaaaaaACTGGAGATAACCAAGTTCGATTTGGAGCAGTTTACGATCGAATGCAACTGCTATGGCGAAGAGTTCGATCTCACAAAGCATCCGCAAGGCACTGAAGTGAAGGCTATAACGTATTCggcaatgaaaatttattcaactcCAGAGCACGAAAAGAATGAAGTGTTTGTAATAATCGATATTTGAATAAATGTAAGTCGGTCAGCGTACGCTAAAACCAGTAGGGGTGGCAGAATTTTTATGTTAATCGTAATCATTTCATGATCTACGAGACCATCAAATTATAAGGATTTTCTGAGGAAGGAATTGTGCGTTTCAGTGCAAATAATTGGGCGATCGGAATAAACTGTTGAAATAGCAAAGGATTCCAACAGAATTCAATTTGATCGAAAATCGATAAAACTTGATCTACCAAATCAACCTTTTTGTTTCGGGATGTAGTTAGCTTAAGTTATAGTTATTAGAAATTCAATAATCTGGCCTATaaattcttataaaatttaaatgtaaaaatgttacATGTACCAATCAAGTGTGGTTTGTTGTGATTTTAAAATGTCCTTTTAAATCCTTAGAAACCTGGGTTGGCCGTACAATTTACAGGTAAAATCCTGTGATATACTGTGGCAGTATACACGGAACCTTGCTGTAGGTGATACATCTGTCAAAAGCTACTTGCTTTGAGCCTACCTTATACTGTACTGACTTTGGGTTGAGCAAGCGGGTTGATCGGTTAGAATTAGTGATGGGGAAAcagaatccctacagggattcgaatctttcgattcaaatccattatgagatccggatctccgaatccgaatcccaatccgtcatatcatacatgATCATCcaatgccgatttttcatatgttgtgtttaattcaatgaatggtaaaatcccaaatgaagcccccccagccaaaatcgctgtcgtggctacaccatttgtgagcagatgtaccttaaaggtatgcaattggtgaaacaaatgccgttgtgtgaaccgtttgaattgaaatctcGTTAAATTTAAGATGATTattatactggaaaggatgtacaacataaaTTCCCTCATGCATAACTTGCATGAgtgtatgaaaattcggctacgccatcaacctaggggtgcggtatgaggggggcccacggaccccccttatttcacaaatttataacaaactccctttttcggtagacctagcgcagtccgctcgctgcgctcgctgcgggcgcgccgccgtttcatactcattttttcactccgactcattggtttatgatgtccatcttgctcagtttaaccgattagttcaaatcattacagcttctaacggaacatcaacggttcaaatattcaaactgaatcgatgtgccacctattgcataactttcaggcgcaaacgtggaaaaaatgacgacgatgcggcgtcgggggggcttcatttgggattttacccaatgaatgatttacataAGAATATCAGAACGgttgacattattcttctaattgtaTTCAAGCAACACGAACAATCTAGTCCTTTTTGGGAACATGCAGACTAACAGATTTACCCGAGTTTATTCTAAAGCTGGTTgtagacgtcacatattaatctgtacAGAtttttgacgtctacagcttttcctttgctctttccaacatccctccagatatcGGGATATCTGGTGGGATGTTGatgacagacgatgggtacgagagaacaaaggaaaactcaaaaacaagaaagtacAGTACAGTATCTTGCCTGAACACAAATGCGCGTCTTGAAaaaacctttcatttaagggatCAATCAAgaaaatcggttgaaagaatcaatagttattaacaaattggcaATTTTTTGCGTTTCAGTAATCGAGGTTTATCAACCTTGTTCCCGGTAGAGTGCTGTCTCTTTTCCACATAATTAGTTTTCGCAAAAACTAGAAACTATGGATGGATCCATTGCTGTACAAAGTTGTGTGTTTTGAAACGaactttcatttgaggggtcacatGTGCAAATCGGTTAAGCGATCatgaagttattaacaaatttgttatttcagtaGAAAATACGAACCAAGGTATCTGTACCTACGCCTcagaatttcataaactaagaatTGCGGAAGAGTCTTTGTTGCACAGAGTTATCAGTCtttaaaagacctttcatttgaggggtctggCGCTAAAATTGGCCAagccactaaaaagttattgagAAATTAGTTGCTTTAGCCATTATTTACAGTTgtgaccaaggtttttgaagctCAACGAGCATAGCGGAACGTTGATTCTGACCAATATAAATACACACGATGTAAGGTAGCGAAATGTAGAGCATTTTGACGTCTAGACTGTAAAGAGACGAATGACCGAATAGGTCaaagtctctaaaattaataaaaaaaaaatagtctaGACtgtaaaaaatcgaaaaatagcttttgacAGTATGCTGCTACTCAAATTTGGCGGGAATCGTCCttagaagataaacaaacaacaacgcttgagaaccaaacaaaccgattcttcaattgcttttattttgctctCATGGGAAATGTTTAAGAAGCCGTCAGCTGTAGTGGgtcaccgatttttcgaccaaatgtacagtctgttctcgagttacgcggttctcgacttaagcaagccgtagacgttacatattaatctgtgcagatctttgacgtctacagattttccttagctctttccaacatccccgagatattcgggatatctcgagggatgtttgacagacgatgggtacgagagaacaaaggaaatctgtagacgtcaaagatctgcacagattaatatgtaacttTTAAATCCAGCtttacgcggattcggagatacgcggttttcaaaatttgacagtagattgggtttattacatcgatttaaattcctgagatgtacaaccacacgaaaaaatgtgtaaattacacatttgcataacttacgcttttaatttcgtttgttgcaatttatgtagtttgaatacgcttgcattgcattcatattaatagacaaagaaaaattttgaatattctatgatacatgtacacaatagctcgatctcttaactcctaatataaactatgtgtcaagcaatattcgagatacgcggaaattcgagatacgcggatttctgtGGAACGCAAaaaccgcgtaactcgagaacagactgtatCGAAGTTTCACCTCACGTACCTTCTGGTTACTTGCatagttgtttacattctatGCTGTTTATCACCATGCTGTCAAAAGCCACGGTtgccattttctaaaaaaatacctcCTGAAAAGTCacctattcagtatttaatcatcttgatTCTGACCCAGAATTAGACAGGCGGACAAAGCGCGGAAGACCGTCGAAAAGGAAAGACGTTCTACAGGAGGTTCGTAGACGACGGATATCTGTGCAACGTAGTTAGTGagataagaagaagaagaggcgCACCCGTCACCACCTTCATGGAACCTTAAATTGTTGCTTTGGTCCATAGTTTTTCTGCCAATCGGAATATATTTATTTCTGTGTCGCCaagatgcaatgaacattTGCGTTCAGGAAAGCTTGTTTTCTTCGAACGCTGATTGATACCTACTTCCCTTAGAGGACGCAAAGTAGAAGAACCCGGCCGGGAAGAGGGTGTGTGGCGTGAAAAAATAGGCGAAAGTGGGCAGTGGCGGTCGACTGCGCGACCGATAATGGTTACGGTGTgtgatgatggtggaaaattataaCTAGTGCAACAAAAGGAACAGACGAACGCAAAAACCCGCTCGCCGCCGCCCGCCGTTGAGGCCAAAAAGAAGAACATGTCTGAATCAGAAAAGTCAAATCGAGCGTACGGTGTGTGTGCATATGCGGCGTAGTAGAAATTGTTGAGAAGTGATTGAAGATTTCATCATCGAAAGTGCCAACGGTGCACGCACCAAATTGCTTCGGAAGCAAAAAGGCGGAAGGATCCATCACCGCAAAGCAGCCCAGCCCCGGCGAAGGGCACACGGGACGTAATTCAGCAGATAGGGCAGACACTCCCGCACGGTATGcacgatatatatatatttcaataatctCCACCTAGCTTTCATTTGCCTAGCGATTATATTTCCCCGGGTCCCCATCCATGATGGTTCATGGCGTCATGGCGAATGAATTGTCAATCTTTTCCATTGAGGAAAGGTGTTTCTTCTATCATGTCGACTGATAGCCGGGCGAGGCAGCTATAATAATGGCGCGCTCATCTCTCGGCGAATTGAACGCGCTGATcaactttttgaaaaaaagcatCACGAAGAAAACGAAGCATAAACTGGTCGTCGTCGTAGGTTTTGTGgcag
This window harbors:
- the LOC131289721 gene encoding protein archease-like, with amino-acid sequence MEVTLAAGEQVVPEIKYEYLDHTADVQLHAWGETLQEAFEQCGMAMFGYMTELSTVEIKKCYQIKTDPTDDVDNLLFRFLDELLFLFSAEPFLICKKLEITKFDLEQFTIECNCYGEEFDLTKHPQGTEVKAITYSAMKIYSTPEHEKNEVFVIIDI
- the LOC131289720 gene encoding protein SYS1 homolog, yielding MKKLTGTFRNTQWDPYLLITQIIAMQALLYVSLGSIMFVMDFFAEANHTLDHIFEYHEIHVTDLGGRLVIVAFILNSLVGAGLLWFIVRRTKLCLDFSFTFHVIHLVICWWYNEAFPSTIGWWMLNAVCTALMCVCSEFLCLKTELKEIPVGYTALNNKVDL